The following coding sequences lie in one Spirosoma sp. KUDC1026 genomic window:
- a CDS encoding acetyl-CoA hydrolase/transferase family protein: MIHLPITTPEEAVSSIQSGNRVFIHSVAQTPHVLIRAMVARAGELRDVEICHMHTEGPLPYLEEQYQGSFKPNSFFIGANMRKQLNQGIGDYVPVFLSEIPLLFRRNILPIDVALIQVSPPDQHGYCSLGPSVDISLAAIQTAKYVVAQINPNVPRTHGDGLIPVSMLHAAIEVDEPIYEVSLPQITATDRKIGQYVASLVDDGATLQLGIGGIPNATLAELVHHKGLGIHTEMFSDGVLDLVERGVITGEHKAVLPHRIVSTFVMGSKRVYDFVDDNPMVTMKQVSYTNDTAIIRRNPKVTAINSAIEIDLTGQVCADTIGTYQYSGVGGQMDFVRGASLSEGGKPIIALASSTRTGQSKIVPFLKEGAGVTTTRAHVHYIVTEYGIADLYGQNLRQRARALINIAHPDHREALERQAHERFGRY, from the coding sequence ATGATACACCTACCCATTACCACGCCCGAAGAGGCCGTTTCTAGTATTCAGTCCGGCAACCGGGTTTTTATTCATAGTGTCGCCCAAACGCCCCATGTCCTGATCCGGGCAATGGTCGCGCGGGCTGGTGAGCTACGCGACGTTGAAATCTGCCACATGCATACCGAGGGGCCACTCCCTTACCTGGAAGAACAATATCAGGGTTCATTTAAGCCCAACTCGTTCTTTATCGGAGCTAACATGCGGAAGCAGCTCAATCAGGGTATCGGCGATTACGTGCCTGTGTTTCTAAGTGAAATTCCTTTGTTGTTCCGGCGCAATATCCTGCCGATTGACGTAGCACTGATTCAGGTATCGCCCCCCGACCAACACGGCTACTGTTCACTGGGACCGTCGGTCGATATTTCGCTGGCGGCTATTCAGACGGCCAAGTACGTGGTGGCGCAGATCAATCCCAACGTACCCCGTACTCACGGCGACGGCCTGATTCCGGTGTCGATGCTTCATGCAGCCATCGAAGTAGATGAGCCGATCTACGAGGTATCCCTGCCGCAGATTACGGCTACGGATCGTAAAATTGGCCAGTATGTAGCCAGCCTGGTCGACGACGGCGCTACGCTGCAGCTCGGTATCGGCGGGATTCCGAACGCAACGCTGGCCGAACTGGTCCACCACAAAGGGCTGGGAATTCATACGGAGATGTTCTCCGACGGGGTGCTCGATCTGGTTGAGCGGGGTGTTATCACCGGGGAGCACAAAGCCGTATTACCCCACCGGATTGTTTCCACCTTTGTCATGGGTAGTAAGCGGGTGTATGACTTCGTCGACGATAACCCGATGGTCACGATGAAACAGGTGAGCTATACCAACGATACGGCCATCATCCGGCGTAACCCAAAAGTAACGGCAATCAACTCGGCCATTGAGATAGACCTGACCGGTCAGGTCTGCGCCGACACCATTGGTACGTACCAGTACTCGGGCGTTGGCGGTCAGATGGATTTTGTGCGGGGCGCATCGCTGTCGGAAGGCGGCAAACCAATCATTGCGCTGGCTTCGTCCACAAGAACTGGTCAGAGCAAGATTGTTCCCTTCCTAAAAGAGGGAGCTGGCGTAACGACCACCCGCGCCCACGTGCATTACATCGTCACCGAATACGGCATCGCCGATCTGTACGGGCAGAACCTACGTCAGCGCGCCCGTGCTCTTATCAACATCGCTCACCCCGACCACCGCGAAGCGCTGGAACGGCAGGCGCACGAGCGGTTCGGACGGTATTAA
- a CDS encoding sugar phosphate isomerase/epimerase family protein — protein MNNKSKITRQEFLRLGALAASVAMLPSANVFAAAPKQVGLQLYTLREAMGKDPDGTLKKVAEIGYKEVEPFGYNDGKFFGKTPKEFSALLKDLGLKAPSGHYTSGKTMPNMKGSLTNDWQRAVDDAAAISQKYMVCAYLFPQERTKLDDYKMFAELFNKSAETCKKAGIQFCYHNHDFEFQEMDGQLPYDILAKGTDSKLVQFELDLYWATFAKQDPVELFKKHPGRFPLWHVKDMEKTAERAFAPVGTGSIDFQRIFDAKKTAGMTHYFVEQDVCKLPPLESIAISYKNIEKLKV, from the coding sequence ATGAATAACAAGTCTAAAATTACCCGCCAGGAGTTTCTGCGCCTGGGTGCCCTGGCTGCTTCAGTGGCTATGCTACCGTCTGCGAATGTATTTGCCGCGGCTCCCAAACAGGTTGGTCTACAGCTCTATACACTGCGCGAAGCCATGGGCAAAGACCCGGATGGCACACTGAAAAAAGTAGCTGAGATCGGTTACAAGGAAGTGGAACCATTTGGCTATAACGACGGCAAGTTCTTTGGAAAAACGCCGAAAGAGTTCTCGGCGCTTCTGAAAGATCTGGGCCTGAAAGCGCCAAGTGGACACTACACGTCGGGCAAAACGATGCCGAACATGAAAGGCAGCCTGACAAACGACTGGCAGCGGGCCGTTGACGATGCGGCAGCTATTAGTCAGAAATACATGGTTTGCGCCTACCTGTTCCCGCAGGAACGTACCAAACTGGACGATTACAAGATGTTCGCCGAGCTGTTCAACAAATCGGCCGAGACGTGTAAGAAAGCCGGTATCCAGTTCTGCTACCACAACCACGATTTCGAATTCCAGGAAATGGACGGTCAACTGCCTTACGACATCCTGGCTAAGGGCACCGACTCGAAACTGGTGCAGTTCGAGTTGGATCTGTACTGGGCTACGTTTGCCAAGCAGGACCCCGTTGAACTGTTCAAGAAGCACCCTGGCCGGTTCCCGCTATGGCACGTAAAAGACATGGAAAAAACGGCCGAACGGGCGTTTGCGCCGGTGGGAACGGGCTCTATCGATTTCCAGCGCATTTTCGACGCGAAGAAAACGGCGGGTATGACCCATTACTTTGTGGAGCAGGATGTCTGCAAACTTCCTCCACTAGAGTCAATTGCGATCAGCTACAAGAACATTGAGAAGCTGAAAGTGTAG